Genomic segment of Gloeocapsa sp. PCC 7428:
CTAATCACATCACCAATCGTCATGCGGGGATTGAGCGATGCATATGGATCTTGGAAAACCATTTGCATCCTTTGGCGCATTTGGCGTAGCGGTTCGCCGGATAATGCCGTCAGTTCGGTTTCCTCAAGATAAACGTGTCCTGCACTTGGTGGTTCTATTTGCAAAATCGCGCGTCCTGTGGTGCTTTTGCCGCACCCAGATTCACCCACTAAGCCTAAAGTCTCGCCACGTTTGATATCAAAAGATAGCCCATCGACAGCTTTTACCGCCCCTACTTGTCGTTGAAGAATTAATCCGCGCAGAATTGGAAAATGAACTTTAAGATCGCGCACGCGTAGCAAGGTGTCGTTTTGCTGTCGTGTTTGAACTGTACTCGTTTGAGGTTGCACCATGATTTTTGTTGATCGACACTAAGCGGTTGCTGATTGAGATGCTTGCAGAACTTCTGCGCCTTCGGGTTTTACCCAACACGCGACTTGGTGGTTCACTCCCACCGGTTCTAGCGGTGGATCTTCACTATGGCATTTGGCGATCGCAAACTCGCAACGCGGCGCGAACGGGCATCCTTGCGGATAGTTGACTAAACTGGGGGGTAATCCATCGATTGATTTGAGGTGTTCTTGTCGCTGTTCGTCTAAACGCGGAATACTTTGCAGTAGCCCAATTGTGTACGGATGACGTGGATGGTGATACAGTGCGTGTAGTGGCGCTTGTTCGACAATTTGCCCTGCATACATCACCAAGATGCGATCGGCTAAACCTGCAAGTAGTGACAGATCGTGCGTAATCCAAATGACCGCCATTCCACGTTCTTCTTTTAGTTGCTTGACAATTTCAACGATTTGTGCCTGAATTGTCACATCAAGCGCCGTCGTTGGTTCATCGGCAATCAGTAAATCAGGATTACATGCTAGTCCCATCGCAATCATCACGCGTTGGCGCATCCCTCCAGAAAATTGGTGCGGGTAGTTGCGGATGCGATCGCGCGCCCCAGGAATTCCAACTTGCTCTAAAAGTTCAACTGCTCTTGCTTTAGCCTCGGCTCTTGCCATACCTAAATGCAGTTGAATTGCTTCGGTCATTTGCTTTTCCACCCGCAGCACCGGATTGAGCGATGTCATCGGGTCTTGAAAAATCATCGAGAGACGATTTCCCCGCAGCGATCGCATTTCGCGCACACTCAACTTGAGCAAATCGCGTCCCTGAAACATCACCTCACCACCCACAATTTTGCCAGGAGGCGATGGAATCAGCCGCATTGCCGATAGCATAGTGATACTTTTACCCGAACCTGACTCGCCAACAATACCCACAGTTTCCTGCGCATTGACATGAAACGAGACATCATTAACCGCATGAACGACACCATTTTGAGTAAAAAAGCGCGTTTTCAGGTTTTGAACATCAAGCAATCGAGCCATGATACTGTTTTGCTCTAAAGTTGGTACGTATGGGTGAGCAGGGGGGCAGAGGAGACAATATTTATAATTAAGACCGTCGTTGTTGTGGATCGAGGGCTTCGCGTAATCCATCACCGAGGAGATTGAAACCTAAGACTGTAATTGCGATCGCCAAACCAGGAAACGTTGTCACCCAAGGCGCACGGCGAAAGTAATCGCGTCCTGCGGCTAAAATTGCGCCCCATTCGGGTGAGGGCGGTTGCGCGCCTAATCCAAGAAATGACAGCGCGGATGCCGAAAGAACTGCTACCGAGACTCCTACAGTTGCCACAACAATAATCGGTGAAAGAATATTGGGTAAGATGTGACGGAAGATTAGGCGAAAGTGCTTTGCACCCACAGCTTGAGCGGCTTTAAAATATTCCTTATTTTTCTCTACCAACACAGCCCCGTAGGTAACACGCGCATAGAAAGGAATCGAACTAATTCCGACAGCGATCGTTGCATTGGTTAAGCTAGGACCAAGTACCGCGACGGCTGCGAGTGCAATCAGCGTTTCGGTAAAAGAGAACAAAACATCGACGCCCCGCATTAAAACGGCTTCGACCCAACCTCCGGCGTAGCCTGCAACCATCCCCAGCAAAACTCCCGCCGTCATCGAGATAAAAACGGCAACGAGTCCAATCCGTAATGTTAGACGACTACCGTAAACGATGCGGCTAAACAAATCGCGTCCAAAATCATCCGTACCAAACCAATGTTCCGCACTCGGAGGTTGCAGCGTCGAACCAACTCCCATTTCCAGCGGGTCAAAAGGTGCGATCGCCGGAGCAAAAATCGCAACGATCGTCGTTACTAGCAAAATAAAGCCGCCAATCTTAGCACCAGGGCTGCGAAACAGAACTTGTAGAAACCGCCGAAATTCCCTGTTTTTAGATGGAAGTGGCGCAACAGGTGGTGTTGGTGTGGTAATTTGCTGAGTCATCAGTTATATGTAATTCGAGGATCAATCCAGGCGTAAAGTAAATCCAAGACGATAGAAACGATGACAACAACAGTAGCGAAAATCAGAATAAAGCCTTGAATTGTCGGATAGTCGCGCTGAAAAATCGACTGAATTGCCAAACGTCCAATACCATTCCAGGCAAACACATTTTCTACAACAATCGCACCGCCCATCATGTAGGTAAACTGTAGCCCTAACATATTGACGACATTGATCATGCCATTGCGAAACGCATGACGCGACAGCACCAGAGTTTCTGCTAATCCTTTCGCCCTTGCAGTCCGCATATAATCTTGCGACAGCACATCAAGCATAGAAGATCTCGTCAAACGCGATACTGATGCAGCATTAGCCAATCCTAACGTTAGCGCAGGTAAAACGAGATTATTCAAATTTGTCCCTGAAACAGGAAACCATCCTAACCGCACAGAAAAAATCGAGATCAGCATTAACCCCAGCCAAAAGCTAGGAACTGAAATCCCAACAATTGCACCCGTCATCAACGTCGTATCAATCCAAGTACCGCGCTTATACGCTGCAAAAAACCCTGCTGTCACGCCGACAACCATTGTAATAATCAAGCTAGTCACAGCAAGCAACAGCGTATTTGGTAGCCGCACAAGCAATAAATCCAATACAGGCTGATTCCCTCGAATCGTAGTGCCGAAATCTCCCTGCAACACCCGCCCCATATACATGATGTACTGTTCATAAATTGGGCGGTCGAGTCCCAGATTGCGGCGAATTTGTTCAATTTGTTCCGGCGTTGTCGATTGCGACTGCGCATACATAATTTGCACCGGATCGCCAGGCACAAGATGAATCAATAGCGTCACCGCGATCGTCGTCATCCAAATCGTAAACAAACCACCCAGTAACCGTTTAATAAAATAACGTGTCATCAGTCCGTACGATAAAACTCCTCAAAATTGCAACTCCCCATCTCTTCTCTTTGCGACCTACTCTACGAGAAAACGCCCGTAGGGCGTCTATGCGCCTTTGTGATTCGTTCCAAAAAGCCCCCATTCAAAATGTATCTATTGCAGCCTCACATCATTAAACACAGGTCGATTAAAAGGACCAATCTTAAAGCCTTGCACCTGCGATCGCGTCGCATAAACCCACAACGATCCTGGTGTATACAGTGGAATGTGTACAGCATTCGACAGCAAATATTCCATTACATCATTAACAGCTTCTCGCCGCTGAGTTGCATCAACCGTCGTGCGCGTTCGCTCCAATAATTTATCCAATTCTGGCGATTGATAGCCGCTGTACGCCCCAGGCGAATGCCAAAGTTGATAAAGAATATCCGGATCGAACCATGCCCAATCCATCATGTCAAACGTACTAATCCCAGAAGTTCTTTCATTTTCTTGTTTAACGCGAGCATTGAGCGTACCAATGTCCATCGTTTCAATTTTGGCGTTAATCCCGACTTGCGCCAATTGACTTTGAAAAACTTGTACCATACGTTCGCGGTTGTCACCCGTCGAAGTCATCAAAATCACTTCCATCGGTCGATTCGCACCATAACCCATTTCAGACAACAGTTGTCGGGCGCGATCGGGATTATGTTCGTAGCCGTACTTTGCGCAAAACTCTTGATCGTTACCAAATACCCCGCGACTGATCGGACAGCGTTCGCGTTGAACTAATCCTTCATCAAAAGCAACTCGCAGCGCCGCATCAACATCGATCGCATGAGCTACAGCTTGACGCGCGCGGATATCATTAAACGGCGGACGCGAAACTGTGAACTCAAAGAAAAAGTTTTGTCCGGTATTCTCCGCAACGTGTAACTCCAAATTGGCATCATTGCGCACCGCATCCAAATCATCGAGGGGTGGATTAACGATTAGCTGCACTTCCCCTGTTTGTAAACCAGCAAGCCGCGTTTGCGCTTCGGGAATTTGCCGCACCACAAGCCGATCTAAATACGGCGCACCCTCGTTTTGCACTGGGCGACCATAGCGAACGTAGTCAGGGTTCTTGTCTAACACAATTTCGTCGCCGCGCGTCCAACTCACAAGCTGCCAAGGACCTGTACCCACTGCCCGCGATACGCCAAATTGATCGCCAAACTCTTGATTGCTGTCGCAAATCATACTTGCAAATGGATCTGCCATAAAGGAGACAAATGCCGCAAACGGAGTTTGAAATCTAAATCGGACAGTCTGGGGGTTAACAACATCGACAGATTCAATTGGTCCCCATGCACCGCGCGTGACGCTAGGATTCTGGGCGTTGATTGCGCGATCGGCAGTATATTTCACATCATTTGCATCAAAGGGCGTACCATCGTGACACGTAATTCTTTCATTAAGAACAAAAGTGACTTCTCTACCATCATCACTAACTTGCCACTCGCTAGCAAGGTTAGGTACTATCTCGCCACTGTCATTAAATGCCAATAATGTATCGTAAATCTGGTCAAAAATTTGCCACGATAGCGTTGTTGTCGTGCGATGCGGGTCGAGCGAATCGGCATCTCCATAACGCGCCCAAACTAATGTTCCTCCCTCGGTGGGTGAAGTTGCAGTTCCTGGCGATGGACTCGTAGCAGTTTGCTGATTGTTACCACAGGCACTAACTAAAAGTGCTGTTAATGCTGCACCTAGTAGCGATCGCCTTTGCCGCTGCGCTCCGCGCAATCGCGCTGTCTCTTTTCTTGATTTAAATTGCCAAAACATTAATTACCTTAGATCTCAACAGTGCCCAAAAATTTATAAAAGTGCGATATTCATCATTGCGAAATAAAACGAATGATGATGTATAGTGCGAAACCATTTATTCTCACAAAATAACGATGTCGCGAGCAGCTTTTTCAGTCCTGGAAAATGAAATCTATATGCGTTTAGCTAAATAGAGTATTGCTGAAACTGCTGTTATTGCCTTGCTTTGATGCTTTATTTCCCCAAAAACTATACTTGAAAAACCAGATTTGACAAGTTTTTTAGAAAAGCTAAGGCTGTCTCCTCCAAAGATCTGCATGACATAGCTAACATTAAAGAGGAGTTGTGATTTGAAACACAAAAAAGTTTAGGAAAGTTTAGGTATGGGGTGCGATCGCTGCACTGTGTACCCAACAATAGATAATTACAAAATGGCTCAGGAGTGATTTGAACACTCGACCTTGGGCTTATGAGTCCCCTGCTCTGACCAACTGAGCTACTGAGCCAAGTATTAGACAACGATTTATAAATATAGCATACACTATCCGCGATCGCTAGTTTTGCTTCAATTAAATAGAAACATCACGATTTGTGCATAAAGACAGCTATTGAGTCATAAAAATGTGAGATTTCCTAGTTTTTTCCCTGATTTATATCAGCGACGAAATTTCCCTAACGCAGTAGCATATTCATTTATGTAGCAATAATGCTTGATGTCATCATTCCCAGTAAGGGTTGAATTAACAGATGAACCTGTACGGATTCCTTCAATCGCTCGGCATTGCCAATCCTAGTGGAACTGGCTGGCTAGCGGTGATCTTTACCTTTTTATTAGCTTGGGTAGTCACCTGGCGGTTGACTCCGCCCGTGCGTTCGTTTGCATTACAAGTTGGTTGGGCAGACCAACCTAATGAAAGGCGACTCAATCGCGAACCTTTGCCCAACGCCGGAGGTTTGGTAATTTATTTCGGAGTTCTAGCTGCATTAGTCCTGGCGACGCTGTTACGCCCGATCGTGATTGAAGGTGTCCTTGCGGAAGTACTGACCATCTTACTGGGAGGATCGATCTTAGTCCTTGTCGGCTTTATTGATGACCAATTTGGCTTACCACCCTGGGTACGGTTATTTACTCAAATTCTGACAGCCCTGCTACTCATCAGCAGTGGTATCAAAATTGAAGCACCGTTAGGGACTCCGGTTGACTCGCTACTTGCGATATGTCTTACCGTGCTGTGGGTGGTCGGAATTACCAATGCCATTAACTTGATGGATGGAATGGATGGCTTGGCTGGGGGAGTTAGCTTTATTACCGCGATGAGTTTGCTGGCGGTGTCTGCGCAATTTGAAACGCGGGCAGCTGCAACGTTACTACTCGCTGCATTAGGAGGAGGCGCACTAGGATTTTTGCGGCACAACTTCCATCCTTCACGGATTATTATGGGCGATGCCGGAGCCTATTTTTTTGGATATGTCTTAGCAGCAACAACGATTTTAGGTAATCTCAAAGTAACTACAGTATTTGCGCTAGTACCACCCGTTTTATTTCTGCTGTTACCAGTAATCGATACAACTCAAGTCTTTGTACTGCGCTTGATGGCAGGTAAAAATCCTCTAAGTAACCCTGGTAAAGACCATTTGCACCATCGATTACTTGCTTGGGGCTTTTCTCAAAGACATACAGCGCTGACACTGTGGACGGGCACAATTGTCTCGAATTGGCTCGCCATGCAGCTACAGGGAATGAGTGCGATCCCCGCGCTAGTCACGATCGCTAGTATTATCGCACTACTGAGCTTTACAATTTGGCGTAGAATGCGATCGCTCTGATTCTAAGACCGTACTCTCTCAGCTAGACCATTAAATGAATAGGGAAAGGAACTCAATATCCCTTCCCTATTCCCTGCTAATTTGAGGCGACTCAATGACTAACGGCGACGAGGTAACAAAGCGATCGGATTAACGGCTCCTTTACCTGCGGGATGCACTTCAAAATGGAGGTGAGGACCGGTACTAAAACCAGTGCTTCCCATCTCAGCAATGTGTTGACCTTGTTCGACTTCTTGCCCTGCACGGACTAAGATGCGGTTGTTATGAGCATAACGAGTCAGTGAACCATCAGGGTGTCTGATATCTACCAAGTTGCCATAACCACCAGAATTCCAACCAGCGCGCACAATCACACCAGAAGCCGCTGCAAAAATAGGAGTTCCCACTGGTGCTGCTACATCGATTCCTCGGTGCATTCTTCCCCAGCGCCAGCCATAACCAGAAGAGAGAACGCCTTTTGCAGGCCAAATATAGCCTGTGAATGGTGCTGACGATCCTGGTTTAGGCAAATACATATCTGCTGCACCCAGCGGTGGCAATTCTGGAGAGACTTGCCTTCCTCGGAGCGATTGCAATGCTTCGGTGGGATCGACGTTTGTCGGTGCAGTTGCTAATCGAGCTTTAATTGTGCCGGAACCTGAGGTATTTGCTTGAGCGACACGAAACTCTGGGTTAACCGGTTCAGAAGCTACTTTACGAGAACGGGTTTGAGTAACAACGGACGCCACCGATTTGGGCTTGGCTGGAGTAGCAGTAAGCTTAGTGTTTACTTTAATTGGAGCTTCAACGGTTTGCTCGGCAGAATTAGCTGTGGGAGTGTTGTACTTTTGACGCAGTTGTTGAATTTCTGCCTGTAAGCCTTGGACATACAGATTTGGTGGATCAAGTGGTTCCTCATTTGAGAGACTACCACCCACGCCAAGCGTTGCTACTGTTGGTTCTTGTACGGCCGTATTCGTTGAAGGGTTGTTATAAGCAACAAATGTAGCTGCTGAGGCTTCACGGCTATCAGGAATAATCGATACATGGGGTTGTGCAGAAATTGTTGCTCTGTTTTGTTGTTGAGGGCGATCGCTGACATCGATATTTTGAGCAACTGCACCGTGATATACCGAAGTCGGTATCGTAATGCTTTGGTTAATTTGTAGTTGGTCAGGATTGGCGATTTGGTTCGCACTGACAAGTTCATCTAATGCAACATCATGCGCGCGCGCGATCGCGGTTAGTGTATCTCCTGGTTTTACCTGATATTCTGTTGCTAGCGATGCGACTTGGACGCTGGCTTTGTTGGTGTCTTCAGGTACTTCAGAAATAACAAAAACGGTTTCTGGTTCGAGCGTTTTTGGCTGCGTACGCTCCGCAATTATACTTTGGTTTTCTGCGGTTTGTGGTGTTGTCGTTTCTGCTTCTTGAGTTGCAGCATCTTGTGTAGGACTAGGAATCGTATATGGAACGTTAGCAATTCCAAATTCTACTGATGTCATTGGCAGTTGAGTGCGGTCAATTTGCTGTTGTCCATCGACAATTTCTGCCTGCACTTGTTGCTGTGACGCATCAGGAGTCACGGCGAGTGGTGTTGCTAAAGATTCTTTAATATCGACCACGACGCTGTTATCGCGGACATCTTCGGTTGGTGTTACTTGCGTTCCAATAACAGTAGGAGACGTAATTTTATTAAGTGGATCTAAACTTGGAGTTGAAATTTGCGGTGGATTGATCGCTACTGATGGAACTTGAGTTTCTACAATAACGTTTTGATTACGCGTACTTTCTGGCTGCGATCGCATCGGACGCTGCGCTGTACGCAATCGCTGTACCAGTTGATTTTGGTTAGATTCGTAGCTAGGCTGTTGAGGTGCAGTTGCTACAGGTTGATTTAACTCGCTTGTGCTGTTATTCGTTGATGCTTCGCGTCTAGCCGTTTCGACGTATGGGGTAACTAAAAGATTGCTTGGCTGCGTCACAACCGTACTGGGCGATTGTGGTGTTGCTTGAATAGCTGTACGCGTATTGAACTCCTCAGACCGCAACTCCGCCGAACTGTTTTTTGAGTGGTTCGATTGTTGCTTTAAGCGATTGACCAGCAACTTTTGTTTAGTTGCTGCTGGTGCTGTCGGTTCTTGCTGTTGGTTGTTTCTACTGCTAACTGGCTGTGTTGATGCGTCAAGAGGAACGCCACTCGATTTGTTGAGTGCGTCTACTTTGTTGGCTGATTTGAGTTGTTGTACTAAGCGATCTTGGCGCTGTGCAGCCCGTACTTTACTCGTACTGATTTGTGTCGAATCATTTGTCGTCGTTTCGACGCGGCGTGGCGCTACTGCTTTTGGTGCGGTATATTTTTTCGGACTCGCATCCATCGCCAGCGTTGGCTTTTGCCGTTGTTCTTGTTCTACTCGAATTGGCGTTGTCTGCTGCGTTGTATTGATTTGCACTGTATCCGGCGAAGGAGGACTCGCAGGGGTTACAGACGTAGTGGCTGGCGCTGGCGCAACTTCTACCACAATCGACGCTGCTTGAGTAGACGAAGTTGTCGTCGAAACTGGTATAGCAGCTGGTTCTTCACCCTGCGGGATCTCAGCTGCTGGAGTGCGATCGTGTCGAGTCAGTAAAAGGTTGGGTCCTCCCATTGAAATTGCGATCGCCATCATCGCGACCGAAGTGCGCACTCGCCGTTTGACCTTGGGCTGAACGGGCTTCAATTGCTCCTCCACAGCTGCTTTGCTTTTGGCGCTAGCAGGAACAGCCTTAACCTTCTTCATCCATGCTCGTTTCAAAAATGACCTCCTATGAGCAATAGGGCTTACCTGATCTCGATTTATCGAGTTTATTACTAGTCAATGAATTAGGCTACTACTTTCGATAGATTCACCTCAGATTCAGCAAACATACTTAAGCAAGATTACTAGGCAATTTTAATTTAGACAAGTTTACATCAACTCCTTACACTGTGCTGAATCTTGTCGCCAAGCGCATACCTGAAAAAATGGGTATTGATTTTTTCTACTAACGAATGGTAGTAAATCGCGGCTGCCATTGTCCTTCATACAAGCGATCGCAGTTGTTATGTACTTAACCTTTTTTCTAAATTTTTGGCAGAGTACGCATACCCAAAGTCGTTATGCGGCTGTGCTATGTCGTCGTCATCCTGCTGTAAGTTAACTTTTGCCTCCTTTAGCTAATGTTGAAGATCGTTAAATCTAGCCAAATAGCTTAGCTTGTCGATTGTACTCGGTTTAATCAGATTTGATCCCCAAAGACATGACAGATTTAGCCAATTTAGAATGAGTAAAATCTATCGCTTTCTTCTCCTAAAAAATCTTTTTTAATATAAAAATTTCTTATCATGCTTTAACCGAAGTACATTTTGCGCGAGGCGATAGCCTCACAAATTTTTAATAAAATACTTTGTATAAATTTATGCTAGTAACAATAGAGAAA
This window contains:
- a CDS encoding ABC transporter ATP-binding protein yields the protein MARLLDVQNLKTRFFTQNGVVHAVNDVSFHVNAQETVGIVGESGSGKSITMLSAMRLIPSPPGKIVGGEVMFQGRDLLKLSVREMRSLRGNRLSMIFQDPMTSLNPVLRVEKQMTEAIQLHLGMARAEAKARAVELLEQVGIPGARDRIRNYPHQFSGGMRQRVMIAMGLACNPDLLIADEPTTALDVTIQAQIVEIVKQLKEERGMAVIWITHDLSLLAGLADRILVMYAGQIVEQAPLHALYHHPRHPYTIGLLQSIPRLDEQRQEHLKSIDGLPPSLVNYPQGCPFAPRCEFAIAKCHSEDPPLEPVGVNHQVACWVKPEGAEVLQASQSATA
- the nikC gene encoding nickel transporter permease, yielding MTQQITTPTPPVAPLPSKNREFRRFLQVLFRSPGAKIGGFILLVTTIVAIFAPAIAPFDPLEMGVGSTLQPPSAEHWFGTDDFGRDLFSRIVYGSRLTLRIGLVAVFISMTAGVLLGMVAGYAGGWVEAVLMRGVDVLFSFTETLIALAAVAVLGPSLTNATIAVGISSIPFYARVTYGAVLVEKNKEYFKAAQAVGAKHFRLIFRHILPNILSPIIVVATVGVSVAVLSASALSFLGLGAQPPSPEWGAILAAGRDYFRRAPWVTTFPGLAIAITVLGFNLLGDGLREALDPQQRRS
- a CDS encoding ABC transporter permease, translated to MTRYFIKRLLGGLFTIWMTTIAVTLLIHLVPGDPVQIMYAQSQSTTPEQIEQIRRNLGLDRPIYEQYIMYMGRVLQGDFGTTIRGNQPVLDLLLVRLPNTLLLAVTSLIITMVVGVTAGFFAAYKRGTWIDTTLMTGAIVGISVPSFWLGLMLISIFSVRLGWFPVSGTNLNNLVLPALTLGLANAASVSRLTRSSMLDVLSQDYMRTARAKGLAETLVLSRHAFRNGMINVVNMLGLQFTYMMGGAIVVENVFAWNGIGRLAIQSIFQRDYPTIQGFILIFATVVVIVSIVLDLLYAWIDPRITYN
- a CDS encoding ABC transporter substrate-binding protein gives rise to the protein MFWQFKSRKETARLRGAQRQRRSLLGAALTALLVSACGNNQQTATSPSPGTATSPTEGGTLVWARYGDADSLDPHRTTTTLSWQIFDQIYDTLLAFNDSGEIVPNLASEWQVSDDGREVTFVLNERITCHDGTPFDANDVKYTADRAINAQNPSVTRGAWGPIESVDVVNPQTVRFRFQTPFAAFVSFMADPFASMICDSNQEFGDQFGVSRAVGTGPWQLVSWTRGDEIVLDKNPDYVRYGRPVQNEGAPYLDRLVVRQIPEAQTRLAGLQTGEVQLIVNPPLDDLDAVRNDANLELHVAENTGQNFFFEFTVSRPPFNDIRARQAVAHAIDVDAALRVAFDEGLVQRERCPISRGVFGNDQEFCAKYGYEHNPDRARQLLSEMGYGANRPMEVILMTSTGDNRERMVQVFQSQLAQVGINAKIETMDIGTLNARVKQENERTSGISTFDMMDWAWFDPDILYQLWHSPGAYSGYQSPELDKLLERTRTTVDATQRREAVNDVMEYLLSNAVHIPLYTPGSLWVYATRSQVQGFKIGPFNRPVFNDVRLQ
- a CDS encoding MraY family glycosyltransferase, which encodes MNLYGFLQSLGIANPSGTGWLAVIFTFLLAWVVTWRLTPPVRSFALQVGWADQPNERRLNREPLPNAGGLVIYFGVLAALVLATLLRPIVIEGVLAEVLTILLGGSILVLVGFIDDQFGLPPWVRLFTQILTALLLISSGIKIEAPLGTPVDSLLAICLTVLWVVGITNAINLMDGMDGLAGGVSFITAMSLLAVSAQFETRAAATLLLAALGGGALGFLRHNFHPSRIIMGDAGAYFFGYVLAATTILGNLKVTTVFALVPPVLFLLLPVIDTTQVFVLRLMAGKNPLSNPGKDHLHHRLLAWGFSQRHTALTLWTGTIVSNWLAMQLQGMSAIPALVTIASIIALLSFTIWRRMRSL
- a CDS encoding peptidoglycan DD-metalloendopeptidase family protein; the protein is MKRAWMKKVKAVPASAKSKAAVEEQLKPVQPKVKRRVRTSVAMMAIAISMGGPNLLLTRHDRTPAAEIPQGEEPAAIPVSTTTSSTQAASIVVEVAPAPATTSVTPASPPSPDTVQINTTQQTTPIRVEQEQRQKPTLAMDASPKKYTAPKAVAPRRVETTTNDSTQISTSKVRAAQRQDRLVQQLKSANKVDALNKSSGVPLDASTQPVSSRNNQQQEPTAPAATKQKLLVNRLKQQSNHSKNSSAELRSEEFNTRTAIQATPQSPSTVVTQPSNLLVTPYVETARREASTNNSTSELNQPVATAPQQPSYESNQNQLVQRLRTAQRPMRSQPESTRNQNVIVETQVPSVAINPPQISTPSLDPLNKITSPTVIGTQVTPTEDVRDNSVVVDIKESLATPLAVTPDASQQQVQAEIVDGQQQIDRTQLPMTSVEFGIANVPYTIPSPTQDAATQEAETTTPQTAENQSIIAERTQPKTLEPETVFVISEVPEDTNKASVQVASLATEYQVKPGDTLTAIARAHDVALDELVSANQIANPDQLQINQSITIPTSVYHGAVAQNIDVSDRPQQQNRATISAQPHVSIIPDSREASAATFVAYNNPSTNTAVQEPTVATLGVGGSLSNEEPLDPPNLYVQGLQAEIQQLRQKYNTPTANSAEQTVEAPIKVNTKLTATPAKPKSVASVVTQTRSRKVASEPVNPEFRVAQANTSGSGTIKARLATAPTNVDPTEALQSLRGRQVSPELPPLGAADMYLPKPGSSAPFTGYIWPAKGVLSSGYGWRWGRMHRGIDVAAPVGTPIFAAASGVIVRAGWNSGGYGNLVDIRHPDGSLTRYAHNNRILVRAGQEVEQGQHIAEMGSTGFSTGPHLHFEVHPAGKGAVNPIALLPRRR